A window of Natrinema salifodinae contains these coding sequences:
- a CDS encoding type 1 glutamine amidotransferase, which translates to MSQLRIAVLNAAHRDENTTRNFRRELDASLAEFDAADGEVPDDFDYDGAVVTGSRASVYWDEEWMQPVKKWVGQAIDHGIPCLGVCWGHQLLADVLDGTVADMGVYEVGYSEIEHTGESRLFDGVNETFTAFTSHSDEVAELPPGAEPIAENEYSNHGFRKDRVFGVQFHPEYDMQTARELVHRKELSDERLESVLAEITAENYQRACQAKLVFDNFVEFVREVTASEVATDTEGNATARVGQSD; encoded by the coding sequence GTGAGTCAGCTCCGAATCGCCGTCCTGAACGCGGCCCATCGGGACGAGAACACGACGCGAAACTTCCGGCGCGAACTCGACGCCTCGCTGGCGGAGTTCGACGCGGCCGACGGGGAGGTCCCCGACGACTTCGACTACGACGGGGCCGTCGTCACCGGCTCCCGGGCGTCGGTCTATTGGGACGAAGAGTGGATGCAGCCGGTCAAGAAGTGGGTTGGTCAGGCGATCGATCACGGAATCCCTTGCCTCGGCGTCTGTTGGGGCCACCAGCTGCTGGCCGACGTCCTCGACGGCACCGTCGCGGATATGGGCGTCTACGAGGTCGGCTACAGCGAGATCGAGCACACCGGCGAGTCGCGGCTATTCGACGGGGTCAATGAGACGTTCACCGCCTTCACCAGCCACTCCGACGAGGTCGCCGAACTCCCGCCTGGTGCCGAGCCCATCGCCGAGAACGAGTACTCGAACCACGGCTTCCGGAAGGATCGGGTCTTCGGCGTCCAGTTCCACCCCGAGTACGACATGCAGACCGCTCGCGAGCTCGTCCACCGCAAGGAACTCTCCGACGAGCGCCTCGAATCGGTCCTCGCCGAGATCACCGCGGAAAACTACCAGCGGGCCTGCCAGGCCAAACTCGTCTTCGACAACTTCGTCGAGTTCGTCCGCGAGGTAACGGCGAGTGAGGTCGCCACCGACACGGAAGGAAACGCGACGGCTCGAGTCGGGCAGTCCGACTGA